The following are encoded in a window of Salmo trutta chromosome 27, fSalTru1.1, whole genome shotgun sequence genomic DNA:
- the mcidas gene encoding multicilin, with product MRRESDSLGSQVNDSDGDDLEFGEYALDFIADSPATLERSLSPADLVAFQGCIIPPLTPQREPCPEDQAQQSYPSSDPGLGQPQAQDGILWRGIAQHHTRVLGHTLETNSQLHLTVSRRQEEINALQQRNVHLRELATRAKHLASVLDKLMMVREPSCFRQPSTSPCDEPPMSTIPCKRQRLDDTCDDTSPPGCVEDILRDVSERCNTVLHHSTAQPPLTQDSDPEKIRMFGAFSGLQTSRTTGGAVVSMEDAEAGESSSDSSFRTSIREHCTIRTQTFPHGHAFTSRTTQGGYRFRWVPSQS from the exons ATGAGGCGAGAGAGCGACTCCCTGGGTTCCCAg gtgaacgATTCCGACGGAGATGACCTGGAATTCGGGGAATATGCCCTGGACTTCATAGCTG ACTCTCCAGCTACATTGGAGCGAAGTCTGTCTCCAGCCGATCTGGTGGCCTTCCAAGGGTGTATCatccctcctctcaccccccagCGGGAGCCATGTCCAGAGGACCAGGCCCAGCAGAGCTACCCTTCCTCAGACCCAGGCCTCGGCCAGCCTCAGGCCCAGGATGGGATACTCTGGAGGGGCATTGCTCAGCACCACACCAGGGTCCTGGGACACACACTGGAGACCAACAGCCag CTTCACCTGACTGTGAGCAGGAGGCAGGAGGAGATTAATGCTCTGCAGCAACGCAACGTCCACCTCAGAGAACTGGCCACCAGAGCTAAACACCTAGCCTCTGTACTGGAT aagctGATGATGGTGAGGGAACCATCATGTTTTCGACAACCCTCAACATCCCCCTGTGATGAACCCCCCATGTCAACGATCCCATGTAAGAGGCAGCGTCTGGACGACACCTGTGACGACACATCGCCCCCTGGGTGTGTGGAAGACATCCTACGGGATGTCAGCGAGCGCTGCAACACCGTCCTGCACCACAGCACCGCTCAACCACCTCTTACCCAGGATAGTGACCCAGAGAAAATACGGATGTTCGGGGCGTTCTCTGGACTGCAGACATCCAGGACCACAGGTGGTGCTGTGGTGAGCATGGAGGACGCGGAGGCAGGAGAGAGCAGTAGTGACTCGTCTTTCAGGACTTCAATTAGGGAACACTGTACGATCAGGACTCAGACCTTCCCTCACGGACACGCCTTCACCTCCAGGACGACCCAGGGAGGGTACCGCTTCCGCTGGGTTCCCAGCCAGAGCTAG